A DNA window from Bacteroides cellulosilyticus contains the following coding sequences:
- a CDS encoding MmcQ/YjbR family DNA-binding protein, translated as MDIETAREYCLAKKAVTECLPFDEYSLVMKVMDKMFVLIDLEGSNKICMKCDPEYAIELREHYSAIEGAYHFNKKYWNQIFLDGDADDKLIKSLIDHAYEEVLKKFTKKMRTEYDALP; from the coding sequence ATGGATATAGAAACCGCCCGCGAATACTGTCTCGCAAAGAAAGCCGTAACGGAATGTCTTCCGTTCGACGAGTATTCACTTGTGATGAAAGTAATGGATAAGATGTTTGTACTGATTGACTTGGAAGGCTCTAACAAAATCTGTATGAAGTGCGATCCGGAGTATGCAATAGAATTGCGTGAGCATTACTCAGCTATTGAGGGCGCCTACCACTTTAACAAGAAATACTGGAACCAGATCTTCCTTGATGGCGATGCGGACGATAAACTGATAAAGAGCCTCATCGACCATGCTTATGAGGAAGTACTAAAGAAGTTCACCAAGAAAATGCGTACCGAATATGATGCCCTGCCCTGA